Proteins encoded within one genomic window of Formosa agariphila KMM 3901:
- a CDS encoding RNA polymerase sigma factor has product MQKELITDAVLVSNYIKGNEQALETLIIRHKQKIYSFIYSKVYDRDVAEDIFQDTFIKVINTLKMGNYNEEGKFIPWVMRISHNLVIDYFRKNNRMPKFDNSGEFSIFSILSDSSLNAEKQIIKDQVELDVRRLIDELPEDQKEVILMRMYNDMSFKEISDKTGVSINTALGRMRYALINMRKLIEKNNMVLTN; this is encoded by the coding sequence ATGCAAAAAGAACTTATCACCGACGCTGTGTTAGTAAGCAACTATATTAAAGGAAACGAACAGGCTTTAGAAACCCTTATTATAAGGCATAAGCAAAAGATTTATAGCTTTATTTATTCTAAAGTATACGATAGGGATGTGGCTGAAGATATTTTTCAGGACACGTTTATAAAAGTTATAAATACTCTTAAAATGGGGAATTATAACGAAGAAGGTAAATTTATTCCTTGGGTTATGCGCATCTCTCACAACCTTGTTATAGATTATTTTAGAAAAAACAACCGCATGCCTAAATTCGATAATTCTGGTGAATTTAGTATTTTTTCAATTTTAAGTGATTCGTCTTTAAATGCAGAGAAACAAATTATTAAAGATCAAGTAGAATTAGACGTAAGACGCTTAATTGACGAACTACCTGAAGATCAAAAAGAAGTGATTTTGATGCGCATGTATAACGATATGAGTTTTAAAGAAATTTCGGATAAAACAGGGGTAAGTATAAACACAGCACTAGGTAGAATGCGTTATGCACTAATTAATATGCGGAAATTGATTGAAAAAAATAATATGGTTTTAACAAATTAG
- a CDS encoding endonuclease III domain-containing protein — MTKQEKVEFVINTLKDLYPEIPIPLDHKDPYTLLIAVLMSAQSTDVRVNQITPLLFEKADNPYDMVKLTVDEIRDIIRPVGLSPMKSKGIHGLSQILIDKHNGEVPRTYEALEELPAVGHKTAAVVLSQAYGIPAFPVDTHIQRLMYRWNLSSGKNVVQTEKDAKRLFPEELWNDLHLQIIWYGRQFSPARGWDLDKDIITKTIGRKTVIDNYYKTKKS, encoded by the coding sequence ATGACTAAACAAGAAAAAGTAGAGTTTGTTATAAATACCCTAAAAGATTTATATCCTGAAATTCCAATTCCTTTAGATCATAAAGACCCATATACATTATTAATTGCCGTTTTAATGTCGGCACAAAGTACAGACGTTCGTGTAAACCAGATTACACCGCTTTTATTTGAAAAAGCAGATAACCCGTACGACATGGTAAAACTTACTGTTGATGAAATTCGAGATATAATTAGACCCGTTGGCTTATCTCCTATGAAAAGTAAAGGGATTCATGGATTGTCGCAGATTTTAATTGATAAACATAATGGTGAAGTGCCTAGAACTTATGAAGCATTAGAAGAATTACCTGCTGTTGGACATAAAACAGCAGCTGTAGTTTTATCTCAAGCCTACGGAATTCCGGCTTTTCCTGTAGATACACATATTCAGAGACTCATGTATCGGTGGAATTTAAGTAGTGGAAAAAATGTGGTACAAACCGAAAAAGATGCCAAACGTTTATTTCCAGAAGAATTATGGAACGATTTACATTTACAAATAATTTGGTATGGACGTCAATTTTCACCAGCACGAGGCTGGGATTTAGATAAAGATATTATTACAAAAACAATTGGTAGAAAAACTGTAATAGATAACTATTACAAAACAAAAAAGTCCTAA
- the bcp gene encoding thioredoxin-dependent thiol peroxidase: MTTLKIGDKAPDFSAKDQDGNIISLNDYKGKKLVIFFYPKASTPGCTVEACNLRDNFERFKALNYEILGVSADSEKRQTNFRNKHKFQYPLLADDDKTVINAFGIWGPKKFMGREYDGIHRTTFVINEEGVIEDIILKVKTKAHAEQILD; this comes from the coding sequence ATGACAACTTTAAAAATAGGAGATAAGGCTCCAGATTTTTCTGCCAAAGATCAAGATGGCAATATAATTTCTTTAAATGATTATAAAGGTAAAAAATTAGTGATTTTTTTCTATCCAAAAGCGAGTACACCTGGTTGTACAGTAGAAGCTTGTAATCTTAGAGATAATTTTGAACGTTTTAAAGCGTTAAATTACGAAATTCTTGGTGTAAGCGCTGATAGTGAAAAACGTCAGACAAATTTTAGAAACAAACACAAATTTCAATATCCGTTATTGGCAGACGACGACAAGACGGTTATTAATGCATTTGGAATTTGGGGACCTAAAAAGTTTATGGGTCGTGAGTACGATGGTATTCACAGAACTACATTTGTAATTAATGAAGAAGGTGTTATTGAAGACATCATCTTAAAAGTAAAAACAAAAGCACACGCCGAACAAATTTTAGATTAA